TCAAGATAAATATTACAATTAGGACACATAAAAGGATCAAATTCCCAAATAGCTTTAAAGTTCTTTCTAAAAAGTGAAGGAACTTTTTTAAGTTCAGTTTTAAATAAAGCAAGAGCTGATTTTAACTTATCAGATTTTCTTCTAGCATAGAAACCAAATCTATTAATCATTTTAAAATGTTTGTAAGGTAGATGAAAAAGTAGTTTAGAAACAAAATCTTGAATCGTTAAAGTATGATAAG
The Streptobacillus felis genome window above contains:
- a CDS encoding transposase yields the protein YHTLTIQDFVSKLLFHLPYKHFKMINRFGFYARRKSDKLKSALALFKTELKKVPSLFRKNFKAIWEFDPFMCPNCNIYLEAYELFVSSAFGRPIHKFYNPNGLLFK